A window from Acidimicrobiia bacterium encodes these proteins:
- a CDS encoding TetR/AcrR family transcriptional regulator, whose product MPVPAEPRQAVLAGAYDCIGRFGLDKTTLEDVARASGVSRATIYRLFPGGRDQLLRETVGWEMNRFFARLADAVADAPDLATRLETALTFAHRAVQEHAVLQKVLVTEPGALVPLMTIESQRVLRYIAEYLRPLLASEAAAGRLRAGVDVDHAADYLARMVLSLIGSPGRWDLEDPAAVRALVRAELLGGILARPDGTG is encoded by the coding sequence CATCGGCCGCTTCGGCCTCGACAAGACCACCCTCGAGGACGTCGCGAGGGCGTCCGGCGTGTCCCGGGCCACCATCTACCGGCTGTTCCCGGGCGGGCGGGACCAGCTGCTGCGGGAGACCGTGGGCTGGGAGATGAACCGCTTCTTCGCCCGGCTCGCCGACGCCGTCGCCGACGCCCCCGACCTCGCCACCCGCCTCGAGACCGCCCTCACCTTCGCCCACCGGGCGGTCCAGGAGCACGCCGTCCTCCAGAAGGTCCTCGTCACCGAGCCCGGCGCCCTCGTGCCGCTCATGACCATCGAGAGCCAGCGGGTCCTGCGCTACATCGCCGAGTACCTCCGGCCGCTCCTCGCAAGCGAGGCCGCCGCCGGGCGGCTCCGGGCCGGGGTCGACGTCGACCACGCCGCCGACTACCTGGCCCGGATGGTGCTCTCCCTCATCGGCAGCCCCGGCCGCTGGGACCTCGAGGACCCGGCGGCGGTCCGCGCCCTGGTCCGGGCCGAGCTCCTCGGCGGGATCCTCGCCCGGCCGGACGGAACCGGGTAG
- a CDS encoding TetR/AcrR family transcriptional regulator encodes MSAVLTERERTDRPNDLESRAVQALLACVARQGVRKTTLDDVAREAGCSRATLYRYFASKQAVLQAAVRTEADRVTGALRQAAAGADTLEDAVTAILGAAGDLVRHHPALQFVAAFEPERLLPHLAFAGGDRFLAAATDALVPALAPFVDGPETGRAAEWVARVGLALLCSPTPPVALDDEPAVRAYVSEFLAPAIRAGARPRSPAATRR; translated from the coding sequence ATGAGCGCCGTCCTCACCGAGCGTGAGCGGACCGATCGCCCGAACGACCTCGAGTCCCGGGCCGTCCAGGCGCTGCTGGCCTGCGTCGCCCGCCAGGGGGTGCGGAAGACCACCCTCGACGACGTGGCTCGCGAGGCCGGCTGCTCCCGCGCCACCCTCTACCGCTACTTCGCCAGCAAGCAGGCCGTCCTCCAGGCCGCGGTGCGGACCGAGGCCGACCGGGTCACCGGGGCCCTGCGGCAGGCCGCCGCGGGCGCCGACACCCTCGAGGACGCGGTGACCGCCATCCTCGGCGCCGCCGGCGACCTGGTCCGCCACCACCCCGCCCTCCAGTTCGTCGCCGCCTTCGAGCCCGAGCGCCTCCTGCCCCACCTCGCCTTCGCCGGCGGGGACCGGTTCCTCGCCGCCGCCACCGACGCGCTCGTCCCGGCCCTGGCGCCCTTCGTCGACGGGCCCGAGACCGGTCGGGCCGCCGAGTGGGTGGCCCGCGTCGGCCTGGCCCTCCTCTGCTCACCGACCCCGCCCGTGGCCCTCGACGACGAGCCCGCGGTCCGCGCCTACGTCTCCGAGTTCCTCGCGCCGGCGATCCGCGCCGGCGCCCGCCCTCGTTCCCCCGCCGCCACCAGGAGGTGA
- a CDS encoding serine hydrolase domain-containing protein, translating to MTVDGRCEARFSTVREEFERNLAERGEVGASVCVAVDGEPVVDLWGGVADPAAGRPWARDTIGVVWSCTKGATALCAHVLVSRGGLDLDARVTDYWPEFGQRGKDGITVRVLLSHQAGLAALREPLPEDGFTDWDLVVERLAAQEPLWPPGTRQGYHAFTFGHLAGELVRRVSGRSLGRFFRDEVAEPLGLDFWIGLPAEHEPRVAPTIPADPPDPGDPVPEFFARAMADPTSIPALIAANSGGLLQPGAIDRRVVHAAEIPAANGVANARALAGLYRPLTLGGAVDGVTVLDPATLAEASRVAAATAVDAALGVPTRWGLGFMKPVANTSAEDSVLLSEDAFGHAGFGGSLGFADPVARLSFGYTMNKQGRGLGANRRGQALVDAVYQTLGYRQPAGGGIWLPPR from the coding sequence GTGACCGTCGACGGCAGGTGCGAGGCCCGGTTCTCGACCGTGCGGGAGGAGTTCGAGCGCAACCTGGCCGAGCGGGGCGAGGTCGGCGCCTCGGTGTGCGTCGCCGTCGACGGCGAGCCGGTGGTCGACCTGTGGGGCGGGGTGGCCGACCCGGCGGCGGGGCGGCCGTGGGCGAGGGACACGATCGGGGTGGTGTGGTCGTGCACGAAAGGCGCGACGGCGCTCTGCGCGCACGTGCTCGTGTCGAGGGGCGGCCTGGACCTCGACGCCCGGGTCACGGACTACTGGCCCGAGTTCGGGCAGCGCGGCAAGGACGGGATCACGGTGCGGGTGCTGCTGAGCCACCAGGCCGGCCTGGCCGCGCTGCGGGAGCCGCTGCCCGAGGACGGGTTCACCGACTGGGACCTGGTGGTGGAGCGGCTCGCGGCCCAGGAGCCGCTGTGGCCACCGGGCACGCGGCAGGGCTACCACGCCTTCACGTTCGGGCACCTGGCCGGCGAGCTCGTCCGTCGCGTCTCGGGCCGGTCGCTGGGCCGGTTCTTCCGCGACGAGGTGGCCGAGCCGCTGGGCCTCGACTTCTGGATCGGCCTGCCGGCGGAGCACGAGCCGCGGGTGGCGCCGACCATTCCGGCCGACCCGCCCGACCCGGGCGACCCGGTCCCCGAGTTCTTCGCGCGGGCGATGGCCGACCCGACGTCGATCCCGGCGCTCATCGCCGCCAACTCCGGCGGCCTGCTCCAGCCCGGTGCCATCGACCGGCGCGTGGTCCACGCGGCCGAGATCCCGGCCGCCAACGGCGTCGCGAACGCGCGGGCCCTCGCCGGCCTCTACCGGCCCCTGACCCTCGGCGGCGCCGTCGACGGCGTGACCGTCCTGGACCCGGCCACGCTCGCCGAGGCGTCCCGGGTCGCGGCCGCGACCGCGGTCGACGCCGCCCTCGGGGTGCCGACCCGGTGGGGCCTCGGGTTCATGAAGCCGGTCGCGAACACCTCCGCCGAGGACAGCGTGCTGCTGAGCGAGGACGCGTTCGGGCACGCCGGGTTCGGCGGGTCGCTCGGCTTCGCCGACCCGGTCGCCCGCCTCTCGTTCGGCTACACGATGAACAAGCAGGGGCGCGGCCTCGGCGCCAACCGGCGCGGCCAGGCGCTCGTCGACGCCGTGTACCAGACGCTCGGCTACCGCCAGCCCGCCGGCGGTGGGATCTGGCTCCCGCCTCGGTGA